In a genomic window of Paramicrobacterium chengjingii:
- a CDS encoding ABC transporter ATP-binding protein — translation MSGTEATRKSNLTTVQAIWRIYPFVKHALPRISLGMVAALLGSIVALVIPMVLEKLVNGALAQRDPAEIWPAVGVILALGVVEAAMIALRRWFVLLPGTTVEAKMRNEIYRQLQDLPVAFHDRWPSGQLLSRMMQDLSLIRRWLSFGTVLLVVNVLTIIIGAALLFSWHWLLGLIFLVCAIPVWIYGYTFEKRYSTIARRSQDQAGDLATNVEEAVHGIRVLKAFGRGKHALAGFSVRAESLRGVEIEKAKAIAGIWYWLILLPDIGFGLCLVAGIWLASLGQINVGELFAFFATATVLRFPIESIGFLLSMTFDTRTAVDRVFEVLDEVNTITDPEHPQTIENPLGRLEFADVHFRFADTPEHYPDLINGVNLTIEPGETMALVGLTGCGKTTLTSLTTRIYDLTGGAVRLDGVDVRDLTRGELRRHVAMAFEDATLFSASVRENVLLGREHLDLDSVEAQQILDEAIGIAQAQFVHDLPNGVDTTVGEEGMSLSGGQRQRLALARAVAAAPSVLVLDDPLSALDVDTEALVEAALRRVLASTTALIVAHRPSTVALADRVALMQNGRIADVGTHTELLARNEHYRFVISSLEDEEKREREEVAQ, via the coding sequence ATGTCCGGCACTGAAGCCACGCGAAAATCCAACCTCACCACCGTTCAGGCAATCTGGCGCATCTATCCGTTCGTCAAGCATGCGCTGCCGCGCATTTCGCTCGGAATGGTCGCTGCCCTTCTCGGTTCGATCGTTGCGCTCGTCATTCCGATGGTGCTCGAAAAGCTCGTCAACGGTGCCCTCGCGCAGAGAGATCCCGCAGAGATCTGGCCCGCCGTCGGCGTGATCCTTGCGCTCGGCGTCGTCGAAGCGGCGATGATCGCCCTTCGCCGCTGGTTCGTGCTGCTGCCGGGCACGACGGTCGAGGCAAAGATGCGCAACGAGATCTACCGTCAGCTCCAAGACCTTCCTGTCGCCTTCCACGACCGCTGGCCCTCAGGGCAGCTGTTGTCGCGCATGATGCAGGATCTCAGCCTGATTCGTCGCTGGCTCTCGTTCGGCACCGTTCTGCTCGTCGTCAACGTGCTGACGATCATCATCGGCGCAGCGCTGCTCTTCTCCTGGCATTGGCTGCTCGGCCTGATCTTCCTGGTCTGCGCCATCCCTGTCTGGATTTATGGGTACACCTTTGAGAAGCGGTACTCCACGATTGCACGCCGCAGTCAGGATCAAGCGGGCGACCTCGCCACGAACGTCGAAGAGGCGGTTCACGGCATTCGAGTGCTCAAGGCATTCGGCCGGGGTAAGCACGCGCTCGCTGGCTTCTCCGTTCGTGCCGAGAGCCTTCGCGGTGTCGAGATTGAGAAGGCGAAGGCGATCGCCGGCATCTGGTACTGGCTGATTCTGCTGCCCGACATCGGGTTCGGGCTGTGCCTCGTCGCAGGCATCTGGCTCGCGTCGCTTGGGCAGATCAACGTGGGCGAGCTTTTCGCGTTCTTCGCCACAGCGACGGTGCTGCGCTTTCCGATCGAGTCCATCGGCTTTCTGCTCTCGATGACTTTCGATACGCGCACTGCCGTCGACCGCGTCTTCGAGGTGCTCGACGAGGTGAACACGATCACCGACCCCGAGCATCCGCAGACCATCGAGAACCCGCTCGGTCGCCTCGAATTCGCCGACGTGCACTTTCGCTTCGCGGACACGCCCGAGCATTACCCCGACCTCATCAATGGCGTGAACCTGACGATCGAGCCGGGGGAGACAATGGCGCTCGTCGGTTTGACCGGATGCGGCAAGACGACGCTCACCTCGCTCACGACCCGCATCTACGACCTCACGGGAGGGGCCGTACGTCTGGACGGCGTCGATGTACGTGACCTCACGAGAGGGGAGCTGCGTCGCCACGTCGCCATGGCGTTTGAAGACGCGACGCTGTTCTCGGCATCCGTGCGTGAAAACGTGCTTCTCGGGCGAGAGCATCTCGATCTCGACAGCGTCGAGGCACAGCAGATTCTCGACGAGGCAATTGGCATTGCGCAGGCCCAGTTCGTTCACGACCTGCCGAACGGTGTCGACACGACAGTGGGCGAAGAGGGAATGAGTCTCTCTGGCGGTCAGCGACAGCGGCTTGCGCTTGCACGTGCCGTGGCGGCCGCACCCTCTGTGCTGGTTCTCGACGACCCGCTCTCGGCGCTCGACGTCGACACGGAGGCGCTCGTCGAAGCAGCGCTGCGACGCGTGCTCGCGTCGACGACGGCGCTCATCGTTGCCCACCGTCCGTCAACCGTGGCGCTCGCGGATCGCGTCGCCCTCATGCAGAACGGCCGCATCGCCGATGTCGGCACGCACACAGAATTGCTCGCGCGCAACGAGCACTACCGGTTCGTGATCTCGTCGCTCGAAGACGAAGAGAAGCGCGAACGCGAGGAGGTTGCACAATGA
- a CDS encoding extracellular solute-binding protein: MMRKTGIVALGAIAALALAGCSGSAEGASDDASAEIRVWLVGTDTPDEARSYLKETFEEENPGSTLVIEEQQWNGLVDKYTTALSGSDSPDVVEIGNTQAAAFTSAGAFTDLTDKYDELGGDSLLQGFVEAGTYEDKIYAYPYYSGARVVFYTPQIFGGEVPTTLDEYVDAGIAMKEAGTASGIYAPGKDWYNVLPFVWENGGYVAEQQDDGTWKAGFSSDGGVAGLEQMQSIYTSATSAPKDGDETNAQVPFCEGDVGFLSAPSWFQWSLKAEADADTPGCPDTYGKDVTAFALPGKDGGAAAAFAGGSNIAVAATSAHRDLAYKALQIMLSPDYQELLAAKGLIPATSEAADALPDDEVTAAAAAAAENARLTPAAPKWADVEASEVIKNALVKIAQGGDVTTIATNLDAEIEEILNS; the protein is encoded by the coding sequence ATGATGAGGAAAACCGGCATTGTGGCCCTCGGGGCCATTGCAGCACTGGCGTTAGCCGGATGCTCCGGATCGGCCGAAGGCGCGTCTGATGACGCCTCGGCAGAGATCCGGGTATGGCTCGTCGGAACGGACACCCCCGACGAAGCCCGCAGCTACCTGAAAGAGACGTTCGAGGAGGAGAACCCCGGATCAACGCTGGTCATCGAAGAGCAGCAGTGGAACGGACTCGTCGACAAATACACGACAGCGCTCTCGGGATCGGATTCCCCTGACGTCGTCGAGATCGGCAACACTCAAGCGGCGGCATTCACGTCGGCTGGCGCCTTCACCGACCTCACCGACAAGTACGACGAACTCGGAGGTGACAGCCTGCTTCAGGGCTTTGTCGAAGCCGGCACCTACGAAGACAAGATCTACGCCTACCCGTACTACTCGGGCGCACGCGTCGTGTTCTACACCCCGCAGATCTTCGGCGGCGAGGTTCCGACGACACTCGACGAGTACGTCGACGCCGGCATCGCCATGAAGGAGGCCGGAACAGCCTCGGGCATCTACGCACCAGGGAAGGACTGGTACAACGTGCTCCCGTTCGTCTGGGAGAACGGCGGCTACGTTGCCGAGCAGCAAGACGACGGAACCTGGAAGGCCGGCTTTTCGAGCGACGGCGGCGTCGCTGGGCTCGAGCAGATGCAATCGATCTACACCAGCGCCACATCGGCTCCCAAAGACGGAGACGAGACGAACGCTCAGGTTCCCTTCTGCGAGGGCGACGTCGGGTTTCTCTCGGCACCAAGCTGGTTCCAGTGGTCGCTCAAGGCCGAGGCGGATGCTGACACGCCAGGCTGCCCCGACACTTACGGTAAGGACGTCACAGCATTCGCGCTTCCCGGCAAGGACGGCGGCGCGGCCGCAGCATTCGCCGGTGGATCGAACATTGCGGTAGCCGCGACCTCAGCGCACCGGGATCTCGCGTACAAGGCACTGCAGATCATGCTGTCGCCCGATTACCAGGAGCTTCTCGCTGCCAAGGGTCTGATCCCCGCGACAAGCGAGGCTGCCGACGCGCTCCCGGACGACGAAGTGACCGCCGCCGCGGCCGCTGCGGCCGAGAACGCTCGACTGACTCCCGCTGCACCGAAGTGGGCTGACGTGGAGGCATCAGAGGTGATCAAGAACGCGCTGGTGAAGATCGCCCAGGGCGGTGACGTGACGACGATCGCCACGAACCTCGACGCCGAAATCGAAGAGATCCTCAACAGCTGA
- a CDS encoding dimethylarginine dimethylaminohydrolase family protein — protein MTVTWARRVIASLASAVLVALMAHVAAVTAFFLVNQMQPTIIGPASSYFILASLFTFLLLFIAGMLGALTTWKWALPAGIVIGIVAPVVGVLLTTVQQGGEMSGEIFGLIVGTLTSTNAIYALTVFIGVPTVGRAVYSATVGYREAPRAAERRIALVRLPATALTDDGDDVETEFDSDLADKQWDAYTAAFEDNGWTTQEVAFASELPDSVFVQDGVVLLDDLAIITRPVDETRRRELDGIEDTVNDLGFTVERIMDPGTFEGGDALLVGDTLYVGRSERTNAEAIRQLRSIVAPYGYSIVAAPMSKVHHLKSAITALPDGTFIGDPSSIDTLSLFPGFIAAPEPAGAAVVVLTDDTVLVSESAPLTAELLDDLGYTVVTVDISEFEKLGGSVTCLSVRVR, from the coding sequence ATGACTGTCACCTGGGCCCGCCGCGTTATCGCGTCGCTTGCATCTGCCGTTCTTGTCGCACTTATGGCCCATGTTGCCGCAGTGACAGCATTCTTTCTCGTCAATCAGATGCAGCCGACGATCATCGGGCCGGCAAGCTCATACTTCATTCTCGCCAGCCTCTTCACATTCTTGCTGCTCTTCATCGCCGGGATGCTTGGCGCCCTGACCACGTGGAAATGGGCGCTGCCAGCCGGCATCGTCATCGGCATCGTCGCGCCCGTCGTCGGCGTGCTGCTGACAACGGTGCAGCAGGGCGGCGAGATGTCGGGAGAAATCTTCGGACTGATCGTCGGTACGCTCACGAGCACGAACGCCATCTACGCGCTCACCGTGTTTATCGGCGTGCCCACCGTCGGCAGGGCCGTGTATTCGGCAACCGTCGGGTACCGAGAGGCACCGCGAGCCGCTGAGCGCCGCATCGCCCTCGTGAGGCTTCCCGCCACCGCACTGACCGACGATGGCGACGACGTCGAGACAGAGTTTGATTCGGACCTCGCCGACAAGCAGTGGGACGCCTACACGGCGGCGTTCGAAGACAACGGCTGGACGACACAGGAGGTCGCCTTCGCCAGCGAGCTCCCCGACTCCGTCTTCGTGCAAGACGGCGTCGTGCTGCTCGACGACCTCGCGATCATCACCCGCCCCGTCGACGAAACTCGGCGTCGCGAGCTCGATGGAATCGAAGACACCGTCAACGATCTCGGCTTCACCGTCGAGCGCATCATGGATCCAGGCACGTTCGAGGGAGGCGACGCACTGCTCGTCGGCGACACCCTGTACGTCGGACGCTCCGAGCGTACAAACGCCGAAGCAATTCGCCAGCTGCGCAGCATCGTCGCACCATACGGCTACTCGATTGTCGCGGCACCCATGAGCAAGGTGCACCATCTCAAGTCGGCGATCACCGCGCTTCCAGACGGAACGTTCATCGGAGACCCATCGTCAATCGACACTCTGAGCCTGTTTCCCGGGTTCATCGCTGCTCCGGAACCCGCAGGGGCCGCGGTCGTGGTGCTCACCGATGACACGGTGCTGGTCTCAGAATCCGCACCCCTCACGGCCGAGCTGCTTGACGACCTCGGGTATACGGTTGTCACCGTCGATATCTCTGAGTTCGAGAAGCTCGGCGGATCAGTGACATGCCTGTCAGTTCGGGTGCGCTGA
- a CDS encoding ABC transporter ATP-binding protein translates to MSTATVRGVSGEERGDLTKEESRQIRQRSLRLLGTLLKPLRARVVGAMTLVIISTASSVAGPALIAFGIDTALPAVIDRADWLPALGVGVVYLVTALAAATFMASYVVASARVSQAVLLDLRMRVFQHTQKLSLEFHESYTSGRIISRQTSDLDAIKQLLDEGISQLVNGILYMGFIFGALFLLDWTSGLVVVCSVVPLYFLTRWFQKRSQVMFRKSRVLSARVIVHFVESMTGIRAVKAFRKEKRNEKEFGRLVEDYRDINARTIQLFGIYEPGIIMIGNLAVAAVLLVGGYRVVDGHMEIGALLAAVLYVRRFFDPMEEMAMFYNAYQSAAAALEKISGVLEERPSVPDPTSPIDLWSAKGRVTFDDVTFAYNENTTVLPSFTLDIPAGQTIALVGSTGAGKSTLAKLISRFYDPTRGAVLLDDVDLRQLHPKDLRRAIVMVTQEAYLFSGTVADNIALGRPDASRDEIVAAAHAVGAHQFIDDLPDGYDTDVNERGGRVSAGQRQLISFARAFLADPAVLILDEATASLDIPSERLVQEALQTLLADRTAVIIAHRLSTVAIADRVLVMEHGRIVEDGTPTALIAGTGRFAQLHAAWRDSLV, encoded by the coding sequence ATGAGCACGGCTACCGTGCGAGGTGTGTCCGGCGAGGAGCGCGGAGACCTCACGAAAGAAGAGAGCAGGCAGATTCGCCAGCGGTCGTTGCGGCTTCTCGGCACGCTGCTGAAGCCGCTGCGTGCGCGGGTGGTCGGCGCGATGACGCTGGTGATCATCTCAACAGCATCCAGTGTTGCCGGTCCCGCGCTCATCGCATTCGGAATCGATACGGCACTGCCCGCCGTGATCGATCGGGCCGATTGGCTGCCGGCGCTCGGCGTCGGTGTCGTCTACCTTGTCACAGCGCTCGCCGCCGCCACCTTCATGGCGAGCTACGTTGTTGCGAGTGCACGTGTGAGCCAGGCCGTTCTGCTCGATCTGCGAATGCGGGTGTTTCAGCACACGCAGAAGCTCAGCCTCGAATTTCACGAGTCATACACATCTGGGCGCATCATCTCGCGTCAGACCAGTGATCTGGATGCCATCAAGCAGCTGCTCGATGAGGGCATCAGTCAGCTGGTCAACGGAATCCTCTACATGGGATTCATCTTCGGTGCGCTGTTTCTGCTCGACTGGACGAGCGGGCTCGTTGTCGTGTGCTCTGTCGTGCCGCTGTACTTCTTGACGCGCTGGTTCCAGAAGCGATCCCAGGTGATGTTCCGAAAGTCCCGTGTGCTGTCCGCTCGCGTGATCGTGCACTTCGTCGAGTCGATGACTGGCATTCGCGCCGTGAAGGCATTTCGCAAGGAGAAGCGCAACGAGAAGGAGTTCGGCCGACTCGTCGAGGACTATCGCGACATCAACGCTCGCACGATTCAGCTCTTCGGAATCTACGAGCCCGGAATCATCATGATCGGAAACCTCGCCGTCGCCGCCGTTCTGCTCGTCGGAGGCTACCGCGTCGTGGACGGCCACATGGAAATCGGGGCGCTGCTTGCGGCCGTGCTCTACGTGCGGCGGTTCTTCGATCCGATGGAAGAGATGGCGATGTTCTACAACGCCTACCAGTCGGCAGCAGCGGCACTCGAGAAGATTTCGGGTGTGCTCGAAGAGCGCCCGAGTGTTCCCGATCCGACATCGCCTATCGACCTGTGGTCGGCCAAAGGCCGCGTCACGTTCGACGACGTCACGTTTGCGTACAACGAGAACACAACTGTGCTGCCCAGCTTCACCCTCGACATTCCCGCGGGACAGACGATTGCGCTCGTTGGATCGACGGGCGCGGGCAAATCCACCCTCGCCAAGCTCATCTCCCGGTTCTACGATCCAACACGGGGCGCGGTGCTGCTAGATGACGTCGATCTGCGACAACTGCACCCGAAAGACCTGCGTCGGGCGATCGTGATGGTGACGCAGGAGGCCTACCTGTTTTCGGGCACCGTCGCCGACAACATTGCGCTCGGACGGCCCGATGCATCGCGCGACGAGATCGTCGCTGCCGCACACGCCGTTGGAGCGCACCAGTTCATCGATGATCTGCCGGACGGGTACGACACCGACGTGAACGAGCGCGGAGGCCGTGTCTCTGCGGGACAGCGGCAGCTGATCTCCTTTGCCAGGGCTTTCCTCGCCGACCCCGCTGTGCTGATTCTCGACGAAGCCACGGCGTCACTCGACATTCCGAGTGAGCGGCTTGTGCAGGAGGCCCTGCAGACGCTTCTTGCCGATCGCACTGCCGTGATCATCGCACACAGGCTGTCGACGGTTGCGATCGCCGACCGCGTGCTTGTCATGGAGCACGGTCGCATCGTTGAAGACGGAACGCCTACGGCGCTGATCGCTGGAACGGGGAGGTTCGCACAGCTCCACGCCGCGTGGCGGGACTCGCTCGTGTAA
- a CDS encoding ROK family transcriptional regulator: protein MKATDARRRGAARALRPSSKLLPEYTRAHNRSLVLQTLYRDGPLSRADISRSTELTRVTVSDLVAELIDESFIVERGLRDESRPGKRATMLEIDRTGHQMIAVDLSDDTAFRAAIVNLGGEFLERCEVPIDGALGNEALAKALAVIDMARALATAPLLGIGVGSPGVIDDLGVVRVAVSLGWTDVNLRSAIEQQTGLPVSVMNDVNVAVLAEHGFGDIDSDDIILVRIGQGVGAGVIVGGATFRGSRFWDGEIGHVTVGTGGGPQCRCGRTACLEAWVGVPRLTAELDRLADEHDQERFLRDAGEHLGIALAPIVRTLDLADVVLSGPADLLGGAFLRAAHDTLLERTMIGDPDDLSLRMTTLGRDNVLFGAVVLVLTGQLGVS from the coding sequence ATGAAAGCCACGGATGCGCGTCGACGGGGTGCCGCCCGTGCGCTGCGGCCGAGCAGCAAACTGCTGCCCGAGTACACGCGTGCGCACAACAGATCGCTTGTGCTGCAGACGCTGTATCGTGATGGGCCGCTGAGCCGTGCGGACATCTCGAGGTCGACGGAACTCACGCGCGTGACGGTGTCTGATCTCGTGGCCGAGCTCATCGACGAGAGCTTCATTGTCGAGCGAGGCCTCCGAGACGAATCGCGCCCGGGGAAGCGCGCGACGATGCTCGAGATCGATCGCACCGGGCACCAGATGATCGCTGTCGATCTGTCTGACGACACGGCCTTTCGGGCGGCAATCGTGAACCTCGGTGGTGAGTTCCTCGAACGATGCGAGGTGCCGATCGATGGCGCATTGGGTAACGAAGCTCTCGCGAAAGCGCTCGCCGTCATCGACATGGCACGGGCACTCGCTACGGCTCCTCTGCTCGGCATCGGCGTCGGGTCGCCCGGCGTGATCGACGACCTGGGTGTCGTGCGTGTTGCCGTGAGCCTCGGGTGGACAGACGTCAACCTGCGGTCGGCGATCGAGCAGCAGACTGGTCTTCCCGTCAGCGTCATGAACGACGTGAACGTCGCTGTGCTCGCTGAGCATGGCTTTGGCGACATCGACAGCGACGACATCATCCTTGTGCGCATTGGGCAGGGTGTCGGAGCGGGCGTGATCGTTGGCGGTGCCACGTTCCGCGGCAGTCGCTTCTGGGACGGTGAGATCGGTCACGTGACTGTTGGAACCGGAGGCGGGCCGCAGTGCCGCTGTGGCCGAACTGCATGCCTCGAGGCATGGGTCGGCGTGCCCCGGCTGACGGCAGAGCTCGATCGCCTCGCAGACGAACACGATCAAGAACGATTTCTCCGCGACGCGGGGGAGCACCTGGGAATCGCGCTCGCCCCCATCGTGCGCACTCTCGACCTGGCAGACGTCGTGCTGTCCGGGCCCGCAGATCTGTTGGGCGGAGCGTTTCTGCGCGCCGCTCACGACACGCTCCTGGAACGAACGATGATCGGCGACCCCGATGATCTTTCGCTCAGGATGACCACGCTCGGACGCGACAACGTTCTGTTCGGCGCCGTGGTTCTCGTCCTCACCGGACAACTCGGGGTCTCGTAA
- a CDS encoding carbohydrate ABC transporter permease has protein sequence MTTTVSEARAEQPTPHRPRTRSRRKRLTPWMMLAPATVVLLVMTGYPLVKMAINSFQKYGKAQIFGAPPEWIGLKNYLGTLADPTFWAVAGRSFTLMAVLVIATMSLGILIALLMMRVNAFFRLLISIGLLLAWAMPPVSSVVVWGWIVDTKYGLLNWVLNAVTGTTDWSGHSWLIDPLSFYAVLTVIITWMSVPFVAFTVYAGLTQVPDEVLEAAQLDGAGAVKRFGFIVLPYLRSILLITAVLQMIWDLRVFTQVYTLQGLGGISSQTDVFGTYIFHLGSSNLGAAGAVSFIMVAMMLLISIYYVSKTVKDEEI, from the coding sequence ATGACCACGACGGTCAGCGAAGCCCGCGCGGAACAGCCGACGCCACACCGGCCCCGCACACGCTCGCGCCGAAAGCGCCTGACGCCCTGGATGATGCTGGCTCCGGCCACAGTCGTTCTGCTCGTCATGACGGGCTACCCGCTCGTCAAAATGGCCATCAACTCATTCCAGAAGTACGGAAAGGCCCAGATCTTCGGCGCACCACCCGAGTGGATCGGCCTCAAGAACTACCTGGGCACGCTTGCTGACCCCACCTTCTGGGCCGTTGCGGGACGCAGCTTCACCCTCATGGCCGTGCTCGTCATCGCGACGATGAGCCTCGGCATCCTGATCGCGCTCTTGATGATGCGGGTGAATGCGTTTTTTCGCCTGCTGATCTCGATCGGTCTGCTGCTTGCCTGGGCGATGCCTCCCGTGTCGTCTGTTGTGGTGTGGGGCTGGATCGTCGACACAAAGTACGGTCTGCTGAACTGGGTGCTCAACGCCGTCACGGGAACAACTGACTGGTCGGGGCACTCCTGGCTCATCGATCCGCTGTCGTTTTACGCGGTGCTCACGGTGATCATCACCTGGATGTCTGTTCCGTTCGTCGCGTTCACCGTGTATGCCGGACTCACCCAAGTGCCAGACGAAGTACTCGAGGCGGCGCAACTCGATGGCGCGGGCGCCGTGAAGCGCTTCGGCTTCATTGTGCTGCCGTATCTGCGCAGCATCCTGCTCATTACCGCCGTGCTGCAGATGATCTGGGATCTGCGCGTCTTCACCCAGGTGTACACGTTGCAGGGGCTCGGTGGAATCTCGAGCCAGACCGATGTGTTCGGCACGTACATCTTTCACCTGGGGTCGAGCAATCTCGGTGCAGCGGGTGCCGTGTCGTTCATTATGGTCGCCATGATGCTGCTGATCTCCATCTACTACGTGAGCAAGACAGTGAAGGACGAAGAAATATGA
- a CDS encoding MGMT family protein, whose amino-acid sequence MNEDFVEAVLSVVESIPSGRVMSYGQVAAQFGSRSARGVGWVMARYGSEVPWWRVVQASGKPPQCHDESARRHYDVEGTPLRTTRTGYALTRSAFVGSRD is encoded by the coding sequence GTGAACGAAGACTTCGTCGAGGCAGTACTCTCTGTCGTCGAATCCATCCCTTCCGGCCGCGTGATGAGCTACGGGCAAGTTGCGGCCCAGTTCGGATCCCGCTCGGCACGCGGCGTCGGCTGGGTGATGGCGCGTTACGGCAGCGAGGTGCCCTGGTGGCGAGTCGTGCAGGCATCGGGGAAGCCCCCGCAGTGCCATGATGAGTCAGCCCGTCGCCACTATGACGTCGAGGGTACTCCCCTGCGCACAACACGCACCGGGTATGCGCTCACGCGCTCAGCGTTCGTCGGATCTCGCGATTGA
- a CDS encoding tellurite resistance/C4-dicarboxylate transporter family protein, with protein sequence MESPAESRAAVAVQNLPPGYFALVMATGIISLGLHLESIDVLSMVLFVVAAAGYVVLLVLTLWRGIRYPTRIVDDFSAAHNGFSFFTFVAGTNVLGARIAAEGGNVILPFVLLSVSFAAWIILGYVIPGLVIGRHQGADILSGINGTWFIWSVASQSVAVLAASLEPKAPKGISDALSIVAVLSWGIGLILYGVIGCAVVIRLLTRGISAAELGPPYWVTMGAGAITVLAGSRIVEMTDTAMLSVVQAPVAAAAVVFWAFATWLIPALFGIGLWRHAIKKIPLRYEASLWSMVFPLGMYAVAGIYLGDADDLPIVGWIGGRFLWVALVVWAVIFVWMIASLVVASRAPRASSIARSDER encoded by the coding sequence GTGGAGTCGCCAGCTGAATCACGTGCCGCCGTCGCCGTGCAGAACCTTCCGCCCGGCTACTTCGCCCTCGTGATGGCAACGGGAATTATCTCGCTCGGTCTTCACCTTGAGAGCATCGACGTGCTCTCGATGGTGCTCTTTGTCGTCGCTGCGGCCGGGTACGTGGTTCTTCTCGTGCTCACGTTGTGGCGCGGCATCCGATATCCCACGCGCATCGTTGATGACTTCTCGGCGGCGCACAACGGGTTCTCGTTCTTCACATTCGTCGCGGGCACGAATGTACTCGGCGCGCGGATCGCGGCTGAGGGTGGAAACGTGATTCTGCCTTTCGTTCTGCTCAGTGTGAGCTTCGCGGCCTGGATCATTCTCGGCTATGTCATTCCCGGTCTCGTTATCGGCAGGCATCAAGGTGCCGACATCCTTTCAGGTATCAACGGCACGTGGTTCATCTGGTCCGTGGCCAGTCAGTCGGTCGCGGTGCTGGCTGCCTCGCTCGAGCCGAAAGCTCCGAAGGGAATCAGCGACGCACTGTCGATCGTCGCCGTGCTTTCGTGGGGGATCGGCCTGATTCTGTATGGGGTGATCGGATGCGCCGTGGTCATTCGTCTGCTCACCAGAGGTATCTCGGCGGCCGAGCTGGGACCGCCCTACTGGGTGACGATGGGTGCCGGTGCCATCACCGTGCTCGCGGGATCTCGCATCGTCGAAATGACCGACACCGCCATGCTGAGTGTTGTGCAGGCTCCCGTCGCCGCGGCCGCCGTTGTGTTCTGGGCGTTCGCCACGTGGCTGATTCCCGCGCTCTTCGGCATTGGTCTGTGGCGTCACGCGATCAAGAAGATTCCGCTGCGATACGAGGCATCGCTTTGGAGCATGGTCTTTCCCCTCGGCATGTATGCCGTTGCGGGCATTTATCTCGGTGATGCCGATGATCTGCCCATCGTCGGATGGATCGGCGGGCGCTTTCTTTGGGTCGCGCTCGTGGTCTGGGCCGTCATCTTCGTGTGGATGATCGCGAGTCTCGTTGTCGCGTCACGGGCACCTCGAGCGTCGTCAATCGCGAGATCCGACGAACGCTGA
- a CDS encoding GNAT family N-acetyltransferase, giving the protein MGEMRVVELSASTIVAVNALSLRPGQEQFVAPVSYSVAAAVTNPATTWQRVVLDGDDVVGFVQGNFDHEGMDEYFQSVLWRINVDADAQRQGVGKFAVDALAAEARERGFKHINVMYEPGEGGPEQFFLAVGFSPVDETEYGEVVGQLNM; this is encoded by the coding sequence ATGGGTGAGATGCGAGTAGTGGAATTATCGGCATCGACAATCGTGGCGGTCAACGCCTTGTCGTTACGGCCGGGCCAAGAGCAGTTTGTGGCACCGGTGTCGTACTCGGTTGCCGCTGCCGTCACGAATCCCGCTACCACATGGCAGCGCGTCGTTCTCGATGGTGATGACGTCGTCGGCTTCGTTCAGGGCAACTTCGATCACGAGGGCATGGACGAGTACTTCCAGAGCGTTCTCTGGCGCATCAACGTCGACGCTGACGCCCAGAGACAGGGTGTCGGAAAGTTTGCGGTCGACGCCCTTGCCGCCGAAGCGCGCGAACGCGGCTTCAAGCACATCAACGTCATGTACGAGCCAGGCGAGGGCGGCCCCGAGCAGTTCTTCCTTGCCGTCGGGTTCAGCCCTGTCGACGAGACCGAGTATGGCGAGGTCGTCGGCCAGCTCAACATGTAG